The Alkalibaculum bacchi sequence TCTATCAGGAACTTTAATATATTATAGCGAGGGGGTATTTAGTTTATTTCTTGTAGATGAATCCATCATCCATCTTGGCCAGTTGTTAGCAAGGAGAGCGTTTCCCTTTTATATTCTTTATGTGGTTTTGGAAGTGTTCTCATCTGCCATTCGAGGATTAGGGAAATCTTTGCAACCAGCCATAATCACAGTTGTAAACTTCTGTATAGTTCGGGTTGCGCTAGTGATTTTGTTTATGGGTAGTAATCCTACACCTGATCGAATCGTGCTGGTTTATCCCATCACTTGGGGGACAACTGCTGCATGCATGTATATTTTTTATAAGCAGATCCCTTTGAGTAAGTAACTACAGCTAATGGGTACATATAGTGAAACTTATTCAGTAGAGGCTTTCTTCATGCTCCACAGATAAACGTCCTTCATTTTATTTATTATCATAGGTTCTATATATTATACGAGATAGAATAGATTCAATTCCTTAAATAATTCTATTATAGAGTCTTAAGATGAAACCACAGACATATTATAAATAAGCGATAGTTTAACGCATTATAATGGAAGGATTAGACGGTATCGTGAGAATGGATTATAAGAGATTACCTAAAAAAAAAGTGTTCTTCAAATTAGGAATTATTTTGGCTGTAATGACAGTAATATACTTTCTGATTTCAATATACTTTACAAATCATTTTTATTATAATACGGTAATAAATGGCGTAGATGTATCATACAAGACATACGATGAAGTAATTCCTATTATTGCAGAATATATTGATCAATATCAATTGGAAATAGTTGATCGAGATGGCTATACAGAAAAAATTACTGGTAATGATATTGGTTTGTTTTTAAATAAGAAGAGCAGTATCTATCAAATCCAATACATGCAAAAACCTTATTTTTGGATTATTTCTTATATTAAGGACTGTAGATATTTTGTAGGCGATTTATTTTTATATGATGAAGAAGCTTTAAGTAGTAGAGTAGATGCATTAATTTGTTTAAATAAAGAGGTCATAGAACCTAAAAGTGTAAGTTTCGAATATTCAAATGGCTTTTATCAAGCCATTAAAGAAGTTTATGGGAACAAAATCAATAGAGACCTATTAAATCAAGTTATAATAAGAAGTATATTAAATGGAGAAAGAACATTAGATATAGAT is a genomic window containing:
- a CDS encoding MATE family efflux transporter, whose protein sequence is MARKPLLLLGFGITVFLSGTLIYYSEGVFSLFLVDESIIHLGQLLARRAFPFYILYVVLEVFSSAIRGLGKSLQPAIITVVNFCIVRVALVILFMGSNPTPDRIVLVYPITWGTTAACMYIFYKQIPLSK